GGCATGCGGTGTTCGCAAGTCCAATTAGCAAGACAATTCAAACCATTATCAAGCACTGGGTGCGATTTAAGATCGCTAGTTAATGGCGGACCTTGATCAAAGCTGCCAAAACTATATCCAGAATAAAGTTGCGGATATCCATAAGGCCAAGCCAGCATGAAAATCTGCGCTAAACGATAGGCTTTACGATTATTGTAAAAGCCAAGAATTTCTGCATCGCCGTGACGTTCTAGATCGTGATTCGTCACGAACACAATTGAATCTTCGCTGCGCGGGAAACCTTGAGCCAAATGCAAAAGACCGCTGATGTTCTTCTGAGTGATATTGCGAGAAATCGCGCGTGGATAGTCATAGGCCATGACATCACCATAGGGAAGGTACTCGCTATATTCTACCGGTCCACGGGGATCATAGATCACTTCGTGATAGATATAGCTTGAACGCTTTAGCTTAGAATAAATGGCCGCTAAATCTTGAGATGGAATGTGTTTCGCAGCATCTATGCGGAAACCAGCAACACCCAAATCCAGAAGATGATTTAAATACTGAGCCAAACGATTGCGCACATTTTCTGATGAAGTCGATAAATCCGCTAAATCTACCAGCTCACAGTTTTGCAATTCATAGCGGTCGTTAAAGTTAATGATGTTGTCATTGCCGTTTCTGCCGCAGTGGTGGAAGTCATTATAGTTATAAAGACCTGGATAATCATAGTGTGTGAAACGCGTGCCACCAAAACCAATACCACCAGGAATTCCCGTGGTGTGATTTAAAACCGCATCGACATAAACATCGACGCCGACCTTTTGGCAGCGGCGAACCATGTCGGCAAATTCAGCCTCATTACCGCTGCGCGAATTTAAATTATAACTGACGACTTGATAACGTTCCCACCAAGGATTGTTTTGCCACATGATGTGTTCGTGGGGTGGGGAAACTTGAACTGCAGAAAAACCAGCGGGACCAAGATAAGATTCACACTCTTGAGCAACGTCTTTCCACGGCCATTCAAACAGGTGTATGTACACCGTGCGGGTCCCTGCTTGAACTTGAAGGGCACAGAACAGAGTTAAAAAACTCAAGATCCGGGCCCAGATTTGGAAGGACATGAAGTCTCCCTACAAACGTTTATTTAGTCCCGATTTCTTATCAAACAGGTGACCCTTTGTCAGGTCGATCTTCAGCGTTACGCTCTGATTTTTTGTAAAGGTAAAGCTAGAATCCACAAGAATTCTGACGCTTTGGCCGTCCAAGGTACCGTGTAACATTTGCTGACCGCCTAAATTCTCTGAAAGTTCAATTTGATAGCTGCCCAACTCAAATTCGTTTGGTCCTATAACGCCGTTTCCAACCTGAAGGGCTTCAGGGCGAACTCCGAGGATATTCTCACCTTCTTGGGCTTCTTTCCAAGGAAGTTTTTTCACAACATTGCCTTCAATAAAGTTCATTTCAGGGGATCCAATGAAACTTGCGATGAAGAGGTTCTTAGGCTTGTGATAAATTTCAGAAGGGGTCCCAACTTGTTCAATAGAACCATCTTTTAGAACCGCGATGCGATCACCCATAGTGGTTGCTTCCATCTGATCGTGGGTAACGTAAATCATCGTGGATTTTAAGTTCTGATGAAGACGTTTAATTTCAACACGCATTTGGCTTCTTAAGTGCGCATCCAGGTTCGATAAAGGTTCGTCAAACAAGACAATAGAAGTTTGACGAGCTAAAGCTCTTCCCAAAGCCACACGCTGACGTTGGCCGCCTGAAAGTTCTTTTGGTTTTCTTTCAAGCAGGTGAGAGATTTGCAAAAGATCTGCAATTTCATTTACGCGTTTTTTAATTTCATCAGCAGATTTTTTCTGAAGCTTTAATGCAAAGCCCATGTTTTCAGCGACGTTCATGTGCGGGTATAAA
This is a stretch of genomic DNA from Bdellovibrio reynosensis. It encodes these proteins:
- a CDS encoding ABC transporter ATP-binding protein produces the protein MATIQFKQCSKSFGDLQILKNINLEIASGEFLVLVGPSGCGKSTLLRTLAGLETLDGGDILAKGQSIAKREPQDRDIAMVFQNYALYPHMNVAENMGFALKLQKKSADEIKKRVNEIADLLQISHLLERKPKELSGGQRQRVALGRALARQTSIVLFDEPLSNLDAHLRSQMRVEIKRLHQNLKSTMIYVTHDQMEATTMGDRIAVLKDGSIEQVGTPSEIYHKPKNLFIASFIGSPEMNFIEGNVVKKLPWKEAQEGENILGVRPEALQVGNGVIGPNEFELGSYQIELSENLGGQQMLHGTLDGQSVRILVDSSFTFTKNQSVTLKIDLTKGHLFDKKSGLNKRL
- a CDS encoding alpha-amylase, with translation MSFQIWARILSFLTLFCALQVQAGTRTVYIHLFEWPWKDVAQECESYLGPAGFSAVQVSPPHEHIMWQNNPWWERYQVVSYNLNSRSGNEAEFADMVRRCQKVGVDVYVDAVLNHTTGIPGGIGFGGTRFTHYDYPGLYNYNDFHHCGRNGNDNIINFNDRYELQNCELVDLADLSTSSENVRNRLAQYLNHLLDLGVAGFRIDAAKHIPSQDLAAIYSKLKRSSYIYHEVIYDPRGPVEYSEYLPYGDVMAYDYPRAISRNITQKNISGLLHLAQGFPRSEDSIVFVTNHDLERHGDAEILGFYNNRKAYRLAQIFMLAWPYGYPQLYSGYSFGSFDQGPPLTSDLKSHPVLDNGLNCLANWTCEHRMPEVAAMVNFRNQTDKAFYVNNWWTNGTDLLSFGRGGLGFVVMNLGGQTVAREFETSLPQGEYCNIVSGSYNPRTKTCSESFEVDNRGRVHATIQPMSAVVLLKTSPFKSKIK